The following coding sequences lie in one Lolium perenne isolate Kyuss_39 chromosome 2, Kyuss_2.0, whole genome shotgun sequence genomic window:
- the LOC127334020 gene encoding uncharacterized protein, translating to MGLCMSSGAAAVAAVQADGLAASTAMVLLPTGELREYPPTATAARVLQDSVDAGAGWFLCDADAMGFEGAVSAVGAGEELRPGQIYFVLPAEARRSGLRREDIAALAVRASAALARKSSALPLVFAPPAEKACQAAAYKTVPALAAKRRQVARAKSAGRMQPRFAPDLSAILECDTSE from the coding sequence ATGGGGCTCTGCATGTCTAGCGGCGCGGCAGCTGTGGCGGCGGTGCAGGCCGACGGGCTGGCCGCGTCGACGGCGATGGTTCTGCTTCCGACGGGAGAACTGCGGGAGTACCCACCCACGGCTACAGCCGCGCGGGTTCTCCAGGACTCCGTCGACGCAGGAGCCGGCTGGTTCCTGTGCGACGCCGACGCGATGGGGTTCGAGGGAGCCGTGTCCGCTGTGGGCGCAGGCGAGGAGCTCCGACCGGGCCAGATCTACTTCGTGCTCCCCGCGGAGGCCCGCCGCAGCGGCCTCCGGCGGGAGGACATCGCCGCGCTCGCCGTCAGGGCGTCCGCCGCGCTCGCCAGGAAATCCAGCGCGTTGCCGCTCGTGTTCGCCCCGCCAGCGGAGAAGGCCTGCCAGGCCGCCGCATACAAGACCGTGCCGGCGCTAGCGGCCAAGAGGCGGCAGGTGgcgcgcgccaagagcgccgggaGGATGCAGCCGCGGTTCGCGCCGGATCTGAGCGCCATTCTCGAGTGCGACACGAGTGAGTGA